The following coding sequences lie in one Takifugu flavidus isolate HTHZ2018 chromosome 4, ASM371156v2, whole genome shotgun sequence genomic window:
- the cenps gene encoding centromere protein S — protein MSVDKEETHQRLKAAVHYTVSRICQKLGEDYRREFSRQVMAAITETAVRQCDIFSKDLEAFARHAKRSTVSPEDVKLVARRSTALSNYIQSKIEELNQEQSLKKKSTGKRRSRDADEDNRE, from the exons ATGTCAGTCGATAAAGAAGAAACGCATCAG AGGTTAAAGGCAGCGGTTCATTATACTGTGAGTCGGATTTGTCAGAAGCTCGGAGAGGATTACCGGAGAGAGTTCAGCCGGCAGGTCATGGCAGCAATAACGGAGACAGCTGTCCGTCAATGTG ATATATTCTCCAAAGATCTGGAGGCTTTTGCAAG ACATGCTAAAAGAAGCACAGTGTCTCCAGAAGACGTGAAGCTCGTGGCTCGTCGCAGCACTGCTTTG TCCAACTACATACAAAGTAAAATCGAAGAACTGAACCAGGAgcagagtttaaaaaagaagagcaccgggaagaggaggagcagagacgcTGACGAGGACAACAGAGAGTAA
- the LOC130524232 gene encoding uncharacterized protein LOC130524232, giving the protein MFFYMLIFLAFHGSRWIPRGQRLRFQIVNAVFTMLLLVPQFYVMGRPKSSRYCRQPLLNNLSASIAFSFVASSFSVLFTMMDPIPQSLWASYHVFGLLSWGHGLCTAVLTLTAAACVETTPELYYTSLSLTVASVCSTGETHFCRARPCVASVQRRNTCWCLFSFFHSERRTLAD; this is encoded by the exons ATGTTCTTCTACATGTTAATCTTCCTTGCATTTCACGGCAGCAGATGGATAccgagaggtcagaggttgagATT tCAAATAGTGAATGCAGTGTTCACAATGCTTCTGCTGGTCCCTCAATTTTATGTCATGGGAAG GCCCAAATCTTCAAGATACTGCAGGCAGCCCCTTCTGAACAACCTGTCGGCTTCCATCGCCTTTTCTTTCGTGGCTTCAA GTTTCTCAGTGCTCTTCACAATGATGGACCCGATTCCTCAGAGCCTGTGGGCTTCCTATCATGTGTTTGGGCTGTTGTCATGGGGACACGGACTCTGCACGGCTGTTCTGACTCTGACGGCAGCAGCGTGT GTTGAAACCACCCCTGAGCTGTACTACACGTCCCTCAGCCTGACGGTGGCCTCGGTTTGCAGCACAGGTGAGACCCATTTCTGCAGAGCAAGACCCTGCGTGGCTTCAGTTCAAAGGCGTAACACCTGCTGGTGTCTGTTCAGCTTTTTTCACAGTGAGAGGAGGACTCTGGCTGATTAG
- the h6pd gene encoding GDH/6PGL endoplasmic bifunctional protein — protein MSVTLFLLLATLCVSGAKGEDRKDAQTAGHVSVVIVGGTGDLAKKYLWQGFFSLYVDNVGKGNTFSFICGGLSPADGATPVFFEILKGLSCSEDVSQERCALLKDQFMRLSQYQQLKTLEQYQDLDKHIEQELSQEGMTEAGRLFYLSVPAFAYADIAEKINSSCRPKSGAWLRVVLEKPFGHDLRSAQVLTSQLESSLKDEEMFRIDHYLGKQAVAKILPFRMDNRRFLDPIWNKHHIERVEIVVKETLDVKGRIAYYDQYGAIRDMLQNHGTEIMTLLTMRLPKNQSSSEEILQNKLQILSSLQPLGKNQAVVGQYQTYNSEVQQELNKTTDYLSFTPTFAAVLAYVDEARYEGVPILLISGKKLDERVGYARILFKNDVFCVQNHHSVHCKPKQIVFHFGHGSLGYPAILVSKNLFKPVLEDGGWKEVKEQADVSVLGLPLSDYHVLSPAEPREAYSELISHIFAGRKNNFIRAESLLASWGLWTPVLGSLADTFPRVYPGGAENGAVLDVYVKGNELRYYTEVTIINNEATDGAAASGFQVMQGKFRRAEMVSAWAEELVERLAQDMQEAAEAAVRDGGVFHLALSGGSTPLALFHRLSHYHSSFPWRETHIWMVDERCVPLSEPDSNFHTLHEHLLRHLRIPYYNIHPMPVQINQRLCVEEDGGALLYEKEVNKLVNGSSFHFVLLGVGYDGHTASLFPGNKVEVNGKSLVALTESPNKPHQRMSLTFGAINRAHMVALLVMGKGKHETITQLSRVKDQPEKWPVTGVKPVSGRLVWYIDNDALLG, from the exons ATGAGTGTGACCCTGTTCCTGCTTCTGGccactttgtgtgtgtctggagcaAAAGGCGAGGACAGGaaggatgcccagacagccggCCATGTTTCAGTGGTGATTGTGGGAGGCACTGGTGACCTGGCGAAGAAGTACCTGTGGCAGGGTTTCTTCAGCCTGTACGTAGACAATGTCGGCAAAGGAAACACCTTTTCCTTCATCTGCGGAGGACTTTCACCGGCTGACGGTGCCACTCCGGTCTTCTTTGAGATCCTGAAGGGACTGTCCTGCTCAGAAGATGTATCGCAAGAGCGCTGTGCCCTGCTGAAAGACCAGTTTATGCGGCTCTCCCAGTACCAGCAGCTGAAGACCTTAGAGCAGTACCAGGATCTGGATAAACACATTGAGCAAGAGCTTAGTCAAGAAGGAATGACGGAGGCAGGGAGACTCTTCTACCTCTCTGTACCTGCCTTTGCCTACGCAGACATCGCTGAGAAgatcaacagcagctgcaggccaaAGAGTGGGGCCTGGCTGAGGGTGGTCCTTGAGAAACCTTTTGGACACGACCTCAGGAGCGCACAGGTTCTTACCTCACAGCTGGAGAGCTCTTTGAAGGATGAAGAAATGTTCAGAATAGACCATTACTTGGGAAAGCAG GCAGTTGCAAAGATACTGCCATTTAGGATGGACAACCGCAGGTTTCTGGATCCCATCTGGAACAAGCACCACATCGAGCGGGTGGAGATCGTAGTGAAAGAGACCCTGGATGTCAAAG GTCGGATCGCCTACTATGACCAGTACGGCGCGATCCGAGATATGCTGCAGAACCACGGGACCGAGATCATGACCCTGCTGACCATGAGACTTCCCAAGAACCAGAGCAGCAGTGAAGAGATCCTTCAGAACAAGCTCCAGATCCTCAGTTCCCTGCAGCCTCTTGGGAAGAATCAAGCTGTGGTGGGCCAGTACCAGACGTACAACTCAGAGGTTCAGCAGGAGCTCAACAAGACAACAGATTACCTCAGCTTCACTCCCACATTTGCCG CCGTGTTGGCGTACGTGGACGAGGCCCGCTACGAAGGCGTGCCCATACTTTTGATTTCCGGGAAGAAACTCGATGAACGGGTGGGATATGCGCGCATCCTCTTTAAAAACGACGTCTTCTGCGTTCAGAACCACCACAGCGTCCACTGCAAGCCAAAACAGATAGTGTTCCACTTTGGCCATGGCAGCCTGGGATACCCAGCAATCCTCGTGAGTAAGAACCTGTTCAAGCCAGTTTTAGAGGACGGCGGGtggaaggaggtgaaggagcaggCAGATGTCAGCGTCCTGGGTCTGCCTCTTTCGGACTATCACGTGCTATCCCCAGCAGAGCCGCGGGAGGCTTATTCCGAACTTATCTCTCACATTTTTGCCGGACGCAAGAACAATTTCATCCGAGCGGAAAGCCTCCTGGCGTCCTGGGGCCTGTGGACTCCAGTTCTCGGTAGCCTCGCTGACACTTTTCCCCGCGTCTACCCCGGGGGGGCAGAGAACGGGGCCGTGCTGGATGTTTACGTGAAAGGGAATGAACTCAGGTATTACACCGAAGTGACGATAATCAACAACGAAGCAACGGACGGCGCGGCGGCCAGCGGCTTCCAGGTGATGCAAGGCAAGTTCCGCAGGGCTGAGATGGTATCTGCTTGggcggaggagctggtggagcggCTCGCCCAGGAcatgcaggaagcagcagaggcagcggtGAGGGACGGTGGCGTCTTCCATCTGGCCCTCTCTGGTGGGTCCACACCACTGGCTCTGTTCCACAGGTTGTCCCACTACCACTCCTCCTTTCCCTGGAGGGAAACCCACATATGGATGGTGGACGAGCGGTGTGTGCCGCTCAGCGAACCAGACTCGAACTTCCACACCCTGCACGAGCACCTGCTGCGGCACCTGAGGATCCCCTACTACAACATCCACCCCATGCCCGTGCAGATCAACCAGCGcctgtgtgtggaggaggacgGTGGGGCGCTGCTGTACGAGAAAGAGGTCAACAAGTTGGTCAACGGCTCCAGCTTTCACTTCGTGCTGCTGGGAGTCGGCTACGACGGCCACACCGCTTCCCTCTTTCCCGGTAATAAAGTTGAGGTCAACGGCAAGAGTCTGGTGGCGCTCACCGAGAGCCCCAATAAGCCCCACCAGCGCATGAGCCTCACCTTCGGCGCCATTAACCGCGCACACATGGTCGCTCTTTTGGTGATGGGTAAGGGAAAGCACGAGACCATCACCCAGTTGAGTCGCGTCAAGGACCAACCGGAGAAATGGCCCGTCACCGGGGTGAAGCCCGTCAGCGGCAGGCTCGTGTGGTACATAGATAACGATGCACTTTTAGGGTAG